A segment of the Mycobacterium intracellulare ATCC 13950 genome:
TCGCCGACGCCAGCACCATGCAGATCAGTGCGGCCACCATCATGGCCGCCACCGCCGAATACTTCGACACCACCGTGGAAGAACTCCGCGGCCCGGGCAAGACGCGGGCGCTCGCCCAGTCACGCCAGATCGCGATGTACCTGTGCCGTGAGCTCACCGATCTGTCGCTGCCCAAGATCGGGCAGGCCTTCGGCCGCGACCACACCACGGTCATGTACGCGCAACGCAAGATCCTGTCCGAAATGGCCGAGCGGCGTGAGGTTTTTGATCACGTCAAGGAGCTCACCACCCGCATCCGGCAGCGCTCCAAGCGCTGAATCCCCGGTTTTCGGCGCCCCTGCGCGCAAATTTTTCGAGAAACTTCTCGCGCGTCCGTCACATCCGCAACACCCAGGGCATGTGCGCAGCCCTGTGCACACAGCATTCAAACTGCGGTGCAGTACCGGGCGTTCCGTGCACACTTGTCGTTCGTCCCCACCGGACCAACACCTGACTCACAGGCGCCACCGCGACGATCCACATCCCGATCGTCGCGCTAGCTGGGCCGGGGCGACGCTGTCCCCAGAATGCACAGGCCTTAATACTGTTACTGAGATCTCTACATCGGTTCTTCTTGGAAATACAGGCCTGGGGACGTTCGGTGCACACCCCTCGCCGAGTCCGTCGTCAGATCGTTTTGTCGGCCTTCGCGATTAGCTTTCAAGATGGCCCCGGAGGATCTACGGTTGTTCTTCGACTGCCGTTACGGTCGTCGTCGGCGCGTTGCGTCGCCGGCGCTCGTGGCGGAGCCCCGTGCTAGCGGGGGGAGGCTAGCCACAATGGATTCGAAAACGCTGAAGGTGAAGGGACGCTATGGACGCGGCGACGACAACGGCTGGCCTCAGCGACTTGAAGTTTCGTTTGGTGCGGGAGTCTTTCGCCGACGCGGTGTCGTGGGTGGCGAAGAACCTGCCGTCCAGACCCGCGGTGCCGGTGCTGTCCGGCGTGCTGCTGTCCGGGACCGATGACGGCCTGACGATCTCCGGATTCGATTACGAGGTATCCGCGGAAGCTCAGGTCGCAGCCGAAATCGCTTCTCCCGGAAGCGTTTTGGTCTCCGGACGGCTCTTGTCAGACATCGTTCGGGCGTTGCCGAACAAGCCGATCGACTTCTACGTCGACGGCAACCGGGTGGCGCTGAACTGCGGAAATGCCAGGTTCTCGTTGCCGACGATGGCGGTCGAGGATTACCCGACACTGCCGGCCCTCCCGGACGAGACCGGGACGCTGCCCGCCGATCTGTTCGCCGAGGCGATCAGCCAGGTGGCCATCGCGGCCGGGCGTGACGACACGTTGCCCATGTTGACCGGCATCCGGGTTGAGATTTCGGGCGACACGGTGGTGCTGGCCGCCACCGACAGGTTCCGGCTGGCGGTTCGCGAGCTGACCTGGTCGGCGGCCTCGCCGGACATCGAAGCCGCGGTCCTGGTGCCGGCCAAGACGCTGGCCGAAGCCGCCCGGGCCGGCACCGACGGCGCTGAGGTTCGGTTGTCGTTGGGCGCGGGTGCCGGCGTCGGAAAGGACGGGTTGCTCGGTATCAGCGGGAACGGCAAGCGCAGCACCACGCGCCTGCTCGATGCGGAATTCCCGAAGTTCCGCCAGCTGCTGCCGGCCGAGCACACCGCCGTCGCGACGATCAATGTGGCGGAGTTGACCGAGGCCATCAAGTTGGTCGCGCTGGTCGCCGACCGCGGGGCGCAGGTGCGGATGGAATTCAGCGAGGGATCGCTGCGGCTGTCCGCGGGGGCCGACGACGTCGGCCGGGCCGAAGAAGACCTGGCGATCGATTTCGCCGGCGAACCGCTGACCATTGCCTTCAATCCGACCTACTTGACCGACGGACTGGGTTCGGTGCATTCCGAGCGGGTGTCGTTTGGTTTCACGACGCCGGGCAAGCCCGCGTTGCTTCGCCCGGCGCTGGACGACGACAGCCACCCGACCGGGCCGGGACCGTTCAGCGCCCTGCCGACCGATTACGTCTACCTGTTGATGCCTGTCCGGTTGCCTGGCTAGGTGTACGTCCGGCATTTAGGACTGCGCGACTTCCGGTCCTGGGCACACGCCGACCTCGAATTGCAACCCGGTCGGACGGTCTTCATCGGTTCCAACGGGTTCGGGAAGACGAATCTCCTTGAGGCGCTGTGGTATTCGAGCACTCTGGGTTCACACCGGGTGGGAACCGACGCGCCGTTGATCCGGGCCGGTGCCGCCCGGGCGGTCGTTTCCACGATCGTGGTCAACGACGGCAGGGAATGCGCCGTCGATCTGGAAATCGCCGCGGGGCGGGCGAACAAGGCGCGGCTGAATCGCTCACCGGTGCGCAGCACCCGCGAGGTCATCGGCGTCTTGCGCGCGGTGTTGTTCGCCCCCGAGGACTTGGCGCTGGTGCGCGGCGACCCGTCGGAGCGACGCCGCTACCTCGACGACCTGGCAACGCTGCGTCGGCCGGCCGTGGCGGCGGTGCGTGCCGACTACGAGAAAGTGCTGCGGCAGCGGACCGCGCTGTTGAAATCCCTGTCTGGCGCGCGGTACAGGGGCGATCACAGTGCGCTGGACACGCTCGACGTTTGGGACAGTCGCCTGGCCGAACACGGGGCCGAATTGATGTCCGCCCGTATCGATTTGGTGAACCAGCTGACGCCCGAGGTGGAGAAGGCCTATCAACTGCTGGCTCCGGGATCACGTGCCGCGTCGATCAGCTACCGTTCCAGCCTGGGCGCCGACGCCGCGGCGGACATTGCCGGCGGGGACCGCGAATTCCTCGAGGCCGCTCTGTTGGCCGCGTTGGCGGAGCGCCGCGGTGCGGAGTTGGAGCGCGGCATGTGTTTGGTCGGTCCGCACCGGGACGACTTGGAGCTGTGGCTCGGCGATCAGCCGGCGAAAGGCTTTGCCAGCCATGGGGAATCGTGGTCGTTCTCGTTGGCGCTGCGACTCGCCGCCTACGAGCTGTTGCGCGCCGACGAAAGCGACCCCGTGTTGTTGCTCGACGACGTCTTCGCCGAGCTCGACGCGACCCGGCGCCGCGCCCTGGCAACCGTGGCCGAATCGGCCGAGCAGGTGCTGGTCACCGCCGCGGTCGTCGAGGACATCCCGGCGGGCTGGGACGTTCGACGGGTCTACGTCGACCTGCATGACGGCGACTCGGGCCGGGTATCGGAGATGCGCGCATGACCGGCACGGGCGCGGGTCCAGGTCCCGACCCCGGCGGGCCGTCGGGCGAGCTGAGCGGGATCGACTTGGTCAGGCGCACCCTCGAGGAGGCCCGGGCGGCGGCGCGCGCGCAGGGGAAGGACGCCGGCCGCGGCCGCGCGGTGTCGTCTTCCCCGCGCCGGGTGGCGGGCCAGCGGCGAAGCTGGTCGGGGCCCGGGCCGGACGGGCGCGACCCGCAACCGCTGGGCAGATTGGCGCGCGACTTGGCGAAAAAGCGGGGCTGGTCCGCGCAAGTCGCCGAGGGCACCGTGCTGGGCAACTGGACATCGGTGGTCGGCCACCAGATCGCCGACCACGCCGTCCCGACCGCCCTCAAGGACGGCGTGCTGAGCGTCTCCGCGGAATCGACGGCGTGGGCCACGCAGTTGCGGATGATTCAGGCGCAGTTGTTGGCGAAGATCGCCGCCGCGGTCGGCAACGGGGTGGTGACGTCGCTGAAGATCACCGGGCCGGCCGCGCCGTCGTGGCGCAAGGGGCCGCGCCACATCGCCGGGAGAGGCCCGCGCGACACCTACGGTTAGCGCCGTTCGGGGCGCCGCCCGATCCCCGGGCAGACGTTTATCCACAGGCCGCTCAAATCGGCCAGAATCCCGTAGACACCCTTGATGCACGTCGGGACGCGGCCAGAATAAAGAAATCGTCCGCACGGCGCGGTTAGCTGGGTAGAAACGCGGCTAGAAAATCGGTGCGGACGGGGGATCACGCTAGACTAGCCGCATGCGACTGTTGCGGTGATGAGGAACCGCCCGCATGAAACCCCAAGGAGAGCATTCCGACCGTGGCTGCCCAGAAGAAGAAGGCGCAAGACGATTACGGCGCTTCAGCGATCACCGTGCTCGAAGGCCTCGAAGCCGTCCGCAAACGCCCCGGCATGTACATCGGGTCCACCGGCGAGCGTGGTCTGCACCACCTCATCTGGGAGGTGGTCGACAACTCCGTCGACGAGGCGATGGCCGGCTATGCCAACAAGGTCGACGTGCGGATACTCGACGACGGCAGCGTCGAGGTCGCCGACAACGGGCGCGGCATCCCGGTCGCGATGCACGCGACCGGCGCCCCCACCGTCGACGTCGTCATGACCCAACTTCACGCCGGCGGCAAGTTCGGCGGTGAGAACAGCGGTTACAACGTCAGCGGCGGCCTGCACGGCGTGGGCGTCTCGGTGGTCAACGCGCTGTCGACCCGGCTCGAGGTGGACATCGCCCGCGATGGCTACGAATGGTCGCAGTTCTACGACCACGCCGTACCCGGAACGCTCAAACAGGGTGAGGCCACCAAGCGGACGGGCACCACGATCAGGTTCTGGGCCGACCCCGACATCTTCGAGACCACCGAGTACGACTTCGAGACGGTGGCGCGCCGGCTGCAGGAAATGGCGTTCCTCAACAAGGGGTTGACCATCAACCTCACCGACGAGCGGGTGAGCAACGAGGAGGTCGTCGACGAGGTCGTCAGCGACACCGCCGACGCACCCAAGTCGGCCCAGGAAAAGGCGGCGGAATCGACTGCGCCACATAAGGTTAAGCACCGCACCTTCCACTACCCCGGCGGTCTGGTCGACTTCGTCAAGCACATCAACCGCACCAAGAGCCCGATCCAGCAGAGCATCATCGACTTCGACGGCAAAGGCCCCGGCCACGAGGTCGAGATCGCGATGCAGTGGAACGGCGGCTACTCGGAATCCGTGCACACCTTCGCCAACACCATCAACACCCACGAGGGCGGCACCCACGAAGAGGGTTTCCGCAGCGCGCTGACGTCGGTGGTGAACAAGTACGCCAAAGACAAGAAGCTGCTGAAAGACAAGGACCCGAACCTCACCGGCGACGACATTCGCGAAGGCCTGGCCGCGGTGATCTCGGTCAAGGTCAGCGAACCGCAGTTCGAGGGCCAGACCAAGACCAAGCTGGGCAACACCGAAGTGAAGTCGTTCGTGCAGAAGGTCTGCAACGAACAGCTCACCCACTGGTTCGAGGCCAACCCCGCGGACGCCAAGGTGGTGGTCAACAAGGCGGTGTCGTCGGCGCAGGCGCGGATCGCCGCGCGCAAGGCGCGAGAGTTGGTGCGCCGCAAGAGCGCCACCGATCTGGGCGGGCTGCCCGGCAAGCTCGCCGACTGCCGCTCGACGGATCCGCGCAAGTCGGAACTGTATGTGGTGGAGGGTGATTCGGCCGGCGGCTCGGCGAAGAGCGGCCGCGACTCGATGTTCCAGGCAATCCTGCCGCTGCGCGGCAAGATCATCAACGTCGAGAAGGCCCGCATCGACCGGGTGTTGAAGAACACCGAGGTGCAGGCCATCATCACCGCCCTGGGCACCGGCATCCACGACGAATTCGACATCACCAAGCTGCGCTATCACAAGATCGTGCTGATGGCCGACGCCGACGTCGACGGCCAGCACATCTCGACGCTCTTGTTGACTCTGCTCTTCCGTTTCATGCGGCCCCTGATCGAAAACGGCCACGTGTTCTTGGCGCAACCGCCGCTGTACAAGCTGAAGTGGCAGCGCAGCGACCCCGAATTCGCCTACTCCGACCGCGAGCGCGACGGCTTGTTGGAAGCGGGGCAGAAGGCCGGCAAGAAGATCAACAAGGACGACGGCATTCAGCGCTACAAGGGCCTCGGTGAGATGGATGCGAAGGAATTGTGGGAAACCACAATGGATCCCACCGTCCGGGTGTTGCGCCAAGTCACGCTGGACGACGCCGCGGCCGCCGACGAGCTGTTCTCGATCCTGATGGGCGAGGACGTCGACGCGCGCCGCAGCTTTATCACCCGTAACGCCAAGGACGTTCGCTTCTTAGATGTCTAAGACGGCTGAGCGATGCAGACCTGCCACCGTTGACCGACCAACGAGGAATACATGACTGACACCACGCTGCCGCCAGGTGACGACTCCGTCGACCGGATCCAGCCGGTCGACATTCAGCAGGAGATGCAGCGCAGCTACATCGATTACGCGATGAGCGTCATCGTGGGCCGCGCGCTGCCCGAGGTGCGTGATGGCCTCAAGCCGGTGCACCGCCGGGTGCTCTATGCGATGTATGACTCCGGCTTCCGGCCGGACCGCAGCCACGCGAAGTCGGCACGGTCGGTCGCCGAGACGATGGGTAACTACCACCCACACGGCGACGCCTCGATCTACGACACCCTGGTGCGGATGGCGCAGCCGTGGTCGCTGCGCTATCCCCTGGTCGACGGGCAGGGCAACTTCGGTTCGCCCGGCAACGACCCGCCGGCGGCCATGAGGTATTGCGTCACGGCGGATGCATTGGTGCGGTTGCCGTTCGGGCAATCCGTGCGGATCGGCGACGTCGTCCCGGGCGCGAAGCCGAATACGGACAACGTGACCGACCTGAAAGTTCTCGATCGGCACGGTAACCCGGTTCTGGCGGATCGCTTGTTCCATTCGGGCGACCATCAGACCTACACCGTGCGCACCGCCGAAGGCTACGAGGTCACCGGCACCGCAAACCACCCGTTGCTGTGCCTAGTCGACGTCGGTGGCGTACCGACCCTGTTATGGAGGCTGATCGAAGAGATCCGGCCCGACGACTGCGTCGTGATGCAGCGCACTCCCCCAACGGAACTCGGTCCCGCCGACTGGGAGCCGACGATGGAGGCCTTGCTCCTCGGGGCATTTATCAGTGAAGGCTTCGTATCCGAAGCGCGCGCCGGTTTCAACAACCTCGATCGCGACTTCTTCAACACGGTGGTCACCGCGTATGACGCGGTCGTGGGCGGCACCCGCTACGTGTCCGAACGGACGATTGCGTCGGGATCGTTGCTGTACGAGCTCGATATCCACAATGTCAACGCCCTGCGGGGTAGCCGTCTTTGGGATGTCGTCGGACAGCGTTCAGCGGACAAGGCTGTACCGGAATGGCTTTGGCAGGCGCCGGCTTGCGTCAAGCGCGCATTCCTGCAGGCGCTGTTCGAAGGCGACGGGTCGTGCTCCGTCCTGCCCCGCAACACGATTCAGATCTCGTACTCGACGCGCAGCGAGCGGCTGGCGAAAGACGTCCAGCAGATGCTGCTCGAGTTCGGCGTCGTTTCGCGCCGCTACCGGCACGCCGTCGGGGAGCACAAGGTCGTCATCACCAACCGTGCACAGGCCGAACTGTTCGCCGCGCAAATCGGTTTCGGCGGTGCGAAACAAGCGAAGCTGACCAGGATTCTGGGCGCGATGCCGCCGTGTGCCGGAATGGACGGCGACCACGTTCCCGGCCTGGGACGGTTCGTCCGCCGACACTCCGGCAGCCGCTGGGTCGACAAGGACTGGCTGAACCGCCACAACGTCGACCGCATCCAGCGGTGGCGCACACGGGGCGCGGAGATCCTTTCGCACATTGCCGACCCGGATGTCCGCGCAATCGCAACGGAACTCACCGACGGACGCTTCTATTACGCGAAGGTCGCCTCTGTCACCGAGGCCGGCGTCCAACCGGTGTACAGCCTTCGCGTCGACACCGAGGACCATGCGTTCCTCACCAACGGTTTCGTCAGCCACAACACCGAGGCGCGGCTGACCCCGCTCGCGATGGAGATGCTGCGCGAAATCGACGAGGAGACAGTCGATTTCATCCCCAACTACGACGGACGGGTGCAGGAGCCCACCGTCCTGCCCAGCCGGTTCCCGAACCTGCTCGCCAACGGTTCCGGCGGCATCGCGGTCGGGATGGCGACCAACATCCCGCCGCACAACCTGCGCGAGCTGGCCGAGGCCGTCTACTGGTGCCTGGACAATCACGAGGCCGACGAAGAGGCCACCCTCACCGCGGTCTGCGAACGGGTCAAGGGCCCCGACTTCCCCACCCACGGCCTGATCGTCGGGTCACAGGGCATCCACGACGCGTACACCACCGGACGCGGCTCGATCCGGATGCGCGGAGTCGTTGAGGTGGAAGAGGATTCACGCGGACGCACCTCGCTGGTCATCACCGAGCTGCCGTACCAGGTGAACCACGACAACTTCATCACCTCGATCGCCGAACAGGTCCGCGACGGCAAGCTGGCCGGCATCTCCAACATCGAGGACCAGTCCAGCGACCGGGTCGGCTTACGCATCGTCGTGGAGATCAAGCGCGACGCCGTCGCCAAAGTGGTGCTGAACAACCTCTACAAGCACACCCAGCTGCAGACCAGCTTCGGCGCGAACATGCTGTCGATCGTCGACGGGGTGCCGCGCACGCTGCGCCTCGACCAGATGATTCGCCACTACGTGGCGCATCAACTCGACGTCATCGTGCGGCGCACCACCTACCGGTTGCGCAAGGCCAACGAGCGTGCGCACATCTTGCGCGGTCTGGTCAAAGCGCTCGACGCGCTCGACGAGGTCATCGCCTTGATCCGCGCGTCGGAGACCGTGGACATCGCACGGGCCGGGCTGATCGAGCTGCTGGATATCGACGAAATCCAGGCGCAGGCGATCCTGGACATGCAGCTACGCCGCCTGGCCGCCCTGGAGCGCCAGCGCATCATCGACGACCTGGCCAAGATCGAGGCCGAGATCGCCGACCTCGAGGACATCCTGGCCAAGCCCGAGCGGCAGCGCCGGATCGTGCACGACGAGCTGTCCGAGATCGTCGACAAACACGGCGACGAGCGGCGCACCCGGATCATCGCCGCCGATGGGGACGTGAACGACGAGGACTTGATCGCTCGCGAGGACGTCGTCGTCACCATCACCGAGACCGGCTACGCCAAGCGCACCAAAACCGACCTGTACCGCAGCCAGAAACGCGGCGGCAAGGGCGTCCAGGGCGCCGGGCTCAAGCAGGACGACATCGTGCGGCACTTCTTCGTGTGCTCGACGCACGACTGGATCCTGTTCTTCACCACGCAGGGCCGGGTCTACCGCGCCAAGGCCTACGAACTGCCGGAGGCGTCCCGCACCGCGCGCGGTCAGCACGTCGCCAACCTGCTGGCGTTCCAGCCCGAGGAGCGGATCGCCCAGGTCATCCAGATCCGCGGCTATGAGGATGCGCCGTACCTGGTGCTGGCCACCCGCAACGGCCTGGTGAAGAAGACCAAGCTGACCGACTTCGATTCCAACCGGTCGGGTGGAATCGTGGCGATCAACCTGCGCGACAACGACGAGCTGGTCGGCGCGGTGTTGTGCTCCTCCGACGAGGACCTGCTGCTGGTATCGGCCAACGGCCAGTCCATCAGGTTCTCGGCGACCGACGAAGCGCTGCGCCCGATGGGGCGCGCCACCTCCGGCGTGCAGGGCATGCGCTTCAACGCCGACGATTATCTGTTGTCGCTCAACGTCGTTCGTGAGGGCACCTACCTGCTGGTGGCGACCTCCGGCGGGTACGCCAAGCGCACCGCGATCGAGGAGTACCCGGTGCAGGGCCGCGGCGGCAAGGGCGTCTTGACGGTGATGTATGACCGGCGGCGTGGCCGGCTGGTCGGCGCGTTGATCGTCGACGAGGACAGCGAGCTGTACGCGATCACCTCGGGAGGCGGCGTCATCCGGACCGCGGCCGGCCAGGTCCGCAAGGCGGGACGGCAGACCAAGGGTGTGCGGCTGATGAACCTGGGCGAGGAAAACACCCTGTTGGCCATCGCCCGCAATGCCGAAGCGAACGCGGACGAAGCCGTCGAGGAGGTCGAGGGCGCCGAGTCGGAGAGCTAGTCGGTGTAAAGCCACTAGACTCAGCCCGATGACGATGCGGGCCGCGGCGCGGCCCGAGGAGGACCGGGGCATTTAGACTCAGCCCGATCAGACATGACGCGACTGCACCGCCTGCGCGGCCGGGGTAGCAGACCTAAGGAGTCGGGGTGACTTCACCGAACGAGCCGGGCGCCCCCAAAAAGGGAGACGTTCCCAACGGGGATGGTGCGGCCGAGCGCGCCGGGGTGCGCCGCGCGGCGCCGTCCGCGCAGGGTGGCCGTCCCCAGGAGCCCGGGGACGGACCGCCGTGGCAGCGTGGCGGCACCCGGCCCCAGCAGCCACCGTCTCGCCAGAACGAGCCTCCGACCGAGAAGCGGCCATCGGGTCCGGCCGGCGGGGTCGAGGCGAGGCTGAACCGTTTCATCTCCGGCACCGCGGCACCCGGAGCCGGCGCCGCGGCGCATGCGAAAGACGCCGACGCGGCACCGGCCCGCGAAGGATCGCCCGCTGAGGCCTACGCCAGCGAGTTGCCGGACCTGTCCGGCCCACTACCGCGCGGCCCGCACCGCAAGCCCGCACCCGAACAGCGGACGCCGGAGAGTCCGTCGGGAGCCGGCCGGCCTTCGACCTCGGAAAGCCGGGAAGCCCGGGAGAACCGCGACCGCGTGCAGGTGTCACGGCGGACGCGAGGACCCGTCCGGGCCAGCATGCAGATCCGCCGGATCGACCCGTGGAGCACGTTGAAGGTGTCGCTGCTGTTGTCGGTGGCGCTGTTCTTCGTGTGGATGATCGCCGTCGCCTTCCTCTACCTCGTGCTCGGCGGCATGGGCGTCTGGTCGAAGTTGAACAGCAACGTCGGCGACCTGCTGAACAACACCAGCGGCAGCAGCGGCGAACTGGTATCCAGCGGCACGATTTTCGGCGGCGCCGTCTTGATCGGCCTGGTCAACATCGTGCTGCTGACCGCGATGGCGACCATCGCCGCGTTCGTCTACAACCTGACCACCGATCTGATCGGCGGCATCGAAGTGACGCTGGCGGATCGCGACTAGCTGATGGCCAGCTCTGGTGCTGCGTTTTTGGGAGTCGGGCGGCTAGTGCGGTAATCTCGTCGCTCGGCCGTACGCGAGTACGGGCCTATAGCTCAGGCGGTTAGAGCGCTTCGCTGATAACGAAGAGGTCGGAGGTTCGAGTCCTCCTAGGCCCACAACCATGTGCCCGTCAAGACGTTGCGTACGACTCGCACTGCCACTGGCACTGATCGCCGTATTGGCAGCGGTGGCGTGGTCACGACGTGGAGTCGAGGTCTGGCACGTGGCTGTGGATGACCCCGGTCAACCACCCAGTCACGATGAGGGGCCTTAGCTCAGTTGGTAGAGCACCGCCTTTGCAAGGCGGGTGTCAGGGGTTCGATTCCCCTAGGCTCCACAAGCCGATTCCCTTTGCACGCCTAATTGGCCATCCCTGTCCGCGGCGCGTAGGACGGGCCGAGGAAGCGTTCCACCAAGGCGCGTTCGGCGGCCGGATCCTTGAGCGGCCAGGCCCACAGCCCCAGGAAGACGCGAATCAGCCACTGTGCGGCCAGCGGATGATGGTTGCCGGGGCCGAGCATCTCGGCGGCCAAGCTCGTCACGGTCGGCGAGCTGATCACCCAGTCGCTGACCGGGGCCGCGTGGATCGATCGCATGAGCTGGGCCAGTGGGTCCGACCGCAGGCGTTCTAACGCGATGATCGTGGCGGCGACGACACGATCGGGCCCGCGGAGGTCCTTGATGGCTTCCCGTGTGGTGTCGACGATGCGAGCCGCGTGGATGGCGACGACGGCATCGCGGATGGTGGCCTTGCCGCCGGCGTGCCGGTAGATCGTCGCGGGTGAGCAGTGAACCCGGGCGGCCAGAGCCTCGATCGTGAAACCTTCATACCCCCGGCGAGCGATGAGATCGGCCGCGGCGCTATAGATCCGCTCGGCCGCTTCGCTACGGCGATCACGGCCCACCAACCAGTCGTCGCGTGGCATCCACCCATGCTCCCCTACGCTGCGGGATGCGAAAATAGCTCTCGCAGCATGAGAAGTATTGGCCTATTTTTCTCACACAAACGTCCTGCTGGCGACCGGTGCGCCCGGTCGCGCGCCTTCGGCGACGGTCGCGCGGGTTCCTCAACTTCTGCGCGATCCATTGACCCCGCGGTGGGCCGCGCCGAGCCTGAAACGCGTGGCGGTCTTGGACAGTGCGATTCGGTTCTTCGGTAGCGAGGCGATACAGGATCCCTACCCGCTGTATGACCGCATGCGGGCGGAGGCACCGGTGCACCGCATCGGCGGTTCAGAGTTCTACGCCGTCTGCGGTTGGGACGCGGTGCAAGAGGCCGTCGAGCGGGTCGAGGATTTTTCGTCGAACCTCACGGCGACCATGGTCTTTCACGAGGACGGCACCGTCGCTCCGCTCGACATGGGACCGCCCGGGGACTCGATGCACGCATTGGCCACCGCGGACGACCCCGTGCATGCGATGCACCGAAAGATCTTGTTGCCACACTTGTCGGCCAAGCGCGTCCGGATCATCGAGGAATTCGCGGCTCAGACCGCCGACCGGCTGTGGGAGCAGAACCTGCGCGACGGCGAAATCGAATGGATGAGCGGCATCGCCAATCGGCTGCCGATGATGGTGGTCTGCAAGCTGCTCGGTCTCCCCGATGACGACGTCGACAAACTCATCCGCCTCGGCTACGCCACCACCACGCTGCTTGACGGGATCGTCACGCCCGCCCAGCTCGCAGAGGCCGGAGCCGCGGCGATGGAACTCTTTGGCTATGTCCTCGAGCGTTTCGAAAGGACAAGCGCCAACGGTGAATACGGCCTGATCGCCGACCTCGCGGCTCGTTACGCGTCGGGGGAACTCGAACAAACACCGGCGCTCGGGATCATGCTGACCCTCTTCAGCGCGGCCGGCGAGTCGACGGCGTCTCTGCTGGGAAGCGCGGCGTGGATCCTCACCGATCGTCCCGCGATCCAACGGCAACTCCGCGAAAAGCCGGAATTGCTAAGCGCTTTCATCGAAGAGACCTTGCGCTTCGAGGCGCCGTTCCGGGGCCATTACCGACACGTGTGGCGCGACACCACGCTCGGTGGGGTCGCGGTGCCGGCCGACTCACATCTGCTGTTGATGTGGGGAGCGGCCAATCGCGACCCGGCGCACTTCGAGGCCCCGAACGAATTCCGGCTCGACCGCGCCGCGACCAAGAGCCACATGAGTTTCGGCAAGGGCGTGCATTTCTGCGTGGGCGCCGCGCTGGCCCGCTTGGAGGCCCACATCGTGTTGCGGATGCTGCTCGAGCGCACCACCTGGATCGACGCCGCCGAGGTCGGAGAATGGTTGCCCAGCATCCTGGTTCGGCGCCGCGAACGCTTGCGCCTCAGCGTGCGGTGAACCTACGGACGCGGCTGTACCTCGACACTGGGCGGGCGCGACTGCGGCTCCTGAGGCTTGGCCCGCACCGAGCGCCGGACGATGCTGAATGCCACGGCGCCGCCCGCGAGGACCGCGACGGCCACCCCCGCAATGATCAACGGCCGCTTGCCGCGACGCTGCGCTCGCCGCGCCTCCTGCAGTGCCTGGGGCAGGTTGGTGACCACTTCCTGCGCGGCGGCCAGTTCCTGGGCGAGGGCCTCTTGGGCCGCCGCGATGTCGGCGGCCAAGCGCCCCTCCTGATACCGGCGACGCAGCTGCGCCGCGGTCGACTGCGCCGACTGGACGCTGAGGCCGACGACTCCGCGGGTGACGTCCACCGGCCCCCTCGTCGAGTAGGTCAGGCCGCGGGCCA
Coding sequences within it:
- the dnaN gene encoding DNA polymerase III subunit beta translates to MDAATTTAGLSDLKFRLVRESFADAVSWVAKNLPSRPAVPVLSGVLLSGTDDGLTISGFDYEVSAEAQVAAEIASPGSVLVSGRLLSDIVRALPNKPIDFYVDGNRVALNCGNARFSLPTMAVEDYPTLPALPDETGTLPADLFAEAISQVAIAAGRDDTLPMLTGIRVEISGDTVVLAATDRFRLAVRELTWSAASPDIEAAVLVPAKTLAEAARAGTDGAEVRLSLGAGAGVGKDGLLGISGNGKRSTTRLLDAEFPKFRQLLPAEHTAVATINVAELTEAIKLVALVADRGAQVRMEFSEGSLRLSAGADDVGRAEEDLAIDFAGEPLTIAFNPTYLTDGLGSVHSERVSFGFTTPGKPALLRPALDDDSHPTGPGPFSALPTDYVYLLMPVRLPG
- the recF gene encoding DNA replication/repair protein RecF (All proteins in this family for which functions are known are DNA-binding proteins that assist the filamentation of RecA onto DNA for the initiation of recombination or recombinational repair.), which encodes MYVRHLGLRDFRSWAHADLELQPGRTVFIGSNGFGKTNLLEALWYSSTLGSHRVGTDAPLIRAGAARAVVSTIVVNDGRECAVDLEIAAGRANKARLNRSPVRSTREVIGVLRAVLFAPEDLALVRGDPSERRRYLDDLATLRRPAVAAVRADYEKVLRQRTALLKSLSGARYRGDHSALDTLDVWDSRLAEHGAELMSARIDLVNQLTPEVEKAYQLLAPGSRAASISYRSSLGADAAADIAGGDREFLEAALLAALAERRGAELERGMCLVGPHRDDLELWLGDQPAKGFASHGESWSFSLALRLAAYELLRADESDPVLLLDDVFAELDATRRRALATVAESAEQVLVTAAVVEDIPAGWDVRRVYVDLHDGDSGRVSEMRA
- a CDS encoding DUF721 family protein, producing MTGTGAGPGPDPGGPSGELSGIDLVRRTLEEARAAARAQGKDAGRGRAVSSSPRRVAGQRRSWSGPGPDGRDPQPLGRLARDLAKKRGWSAQVAEGTVLGNWTSVVGHQIADHAVPTALKDGVLSVSAESTAWATQLRMIQAQLLAKIAAAVGNGVVTSLKITGPAAPSWRKGPRHIAGRGPRDTYG
- the gyrB gene encoding DNA topoisomerase (ATP-hydrolyzing) subunit B → MAAQKKKAQDDYGASAITVLEGLEAVRKRPGMYIGSTGERGLHHLIWEVVDNSVDEAMAGYANKVDVRILDDGSVEVADNGRGIPVAMHATGAPTVDVVMTQLHAGGKFGGENSGYNVSGGLHGVGVSVVNALSTRLEVDIARDGYEWSQFYDHAVPGTLKQGEATKRTGTTIRFWADPDIFETTEYDFETVARRLQEMAFLNKGLTINLTDERVSNEEVVDEVVSDTADAPKSAQEKAAESTAPHKVKHRTFHYPGGLVDFVKHINRTKSPIQQSIIDFDGKGPGHEVEIAMQWNGGYSESVHTFANTINTHEGGTHEEGFRSALTSVVNKYAKDKKLLKDKDPNLTGDDIREGLAAVISVKVSEPQFEGQTKTKLGNTEVKSFVQKVCNEQLTHWFEANPADAKVVVNKAVSSAQARIAARKARELVRRKSATDLGGLPGKLADCRSTDPRKSELYVVEGDSAGGSAKSGRDSMFQAILPLRGKIINVEKARIDRVLKNTEVQAIITALGTGIHDEFDITKLRYHKIVLMADADVDGQHISTLLLTLLFRFMRPLIENGHVFLAQPPLYKLKWQRSDPEFAYSDRERDGLLEAGQKAGKKINKDDGIQRYKGLGEMDAKELWETTMDPTVRVLRQVTLDDAAAADELFSILMGEDVDARRSFITRNAKDVRFLDV